In Zingiber officinale cultivar Zhangliang chromosome 1A, Zo_v1.1, whole genome shotgun sequence, the DNA window GGCTAGGGCTTCATGTTTCAAATTGGTTCATGCTTTACATCCTAAACTTGATATCAAAGTGAATTTTATGGTATGAAAAGCAAAAATTCTCAATTAATTCTGAGATTGCACTAGCAGAGCGCAATGTTTCATGATAAGAAATTGCTATCGAGTTTTAGTTGATGATAGAAAGAGAGAAAAGTGATCGATTATTTGAGTTTCCTATATTTTATTGGACAAAAAGAAAGTTAAcaggttaaaaaaaattataaaaagttgAAGATCAAAATAATTTACCTAGGAGTTAAGtcctataaaaaataaaatccaattCGTAccactaacttaaaaaaaaaaaacaagtctgGCCGGAGCCCACCCCAGCCATTAGGGTGCGTCTCCGTCCTAGTGTGTATATGTGCCCAATGTAACaaaagtttttttattattatttttttgtttaatCAAAGTCCTATATTGGAAATATTTAGAAAAGATCATAGgggtttaaaaaaatataagatatttccattggcatAAAACCTTTTAGATAGAGCCCAGCAGTAAAGTCATGAGAGCTTAAGCCCAAAATGaataatatcatgctattgtagagatatgtgaacatctttcgatcacaacaaatggtatcagagccatctaGACCATATCTCGTGTGAGATATCTTTGAACGAAGTTGTGGGTAGACCTAGAGCAGGTTAAGGTGATTGGATGTTCGATAtcgaaaagatcatgagtttaaaaaaatataagatatctccattggcatgagacattttgggtagagtccaagaacAAAGTTATGAGAGTTTAGacccaaagtgaataatatcatactattgtgaagATATGTGAATATCATTCGAtcgtaatatttttatatttttttacttactaGTATACTATTTAAGATTTTACCTTTATGTTTAGATGTTAGATTAtaatattaagaaaaaaaattaaaatggaaaaaaaatttaggtgTTCATGCATATATAGATTTAATAGATTAATACTCACAAGTTAGTGGTTAGGATGGGAAGTTATTGAGATAATGGTAATGTTTGTTTATtcatttattgtatttttttatcCTACTTgtttttttaattgataataataataataattattatcattattatatAATTGTCCAAAACTTTATACCAATATTCAAGTGCGTTTTGGAAAATTTGCCATACAATAAAATGTTATTTGGGCTTGGTTTCCTAGAGTAACGCCAGGCTTAGCCCTACTATCCTTGGGCCCGGGCCTGGGCTCGATAAATAGGCCAGGTTATCATTATCAACAAGATGTTGAGCTTAATTTTTACCAACTCCACGGGCGTCATTTGTATTGGGTGATTAATTTTAGGTTCTACCCATCATCACAGGCGGTCTTCTTCGTCCCGGAAGATAAACCCTAACGATCTGGCCAGCAATGTCTATGACGGCGGCGACAGGGTTGCTTCGGCGGGCGTCGTCCCATCTCGCTCGTGTACCTCGCCCTTTTCTTCCTTCCGTGTCATTCGACAGGCTTCTCATTCCGGAATCGTCAGTGGGGGCGGGGCCTCTCCCTGGTTTTTCTTCTCCTAGCTCCATGGAGCTCATGGCCGTCCCAAAAAAAAAGGTGCagtctcttttctctcctcttaCTTTGTTATCCGTCTTCTTGCTCTCCACATTTGATCGATTAGTCTTTTCTGATTTATTGAGTTTTATGGGTTTATTTATGTGTGTCTACTGTTGCTAATGACTCACTTTATAATTATCTGTTTGATGCCAAGTTTaggaaaataaaacatttaagtGGCAATTACTTGATAAACGAGGTATTTCTTTATCTTTCAGGAAAATTTTCAGTTTATTTTGATGTTTTTAGCTAGCTTTCGAGACTCCTTTTTTATGTTGATTCTTTTTTGTTGTGGACTTCAACAATTTGGTTGCTTCGTTGTACTTTCTCAATCTGAAATCATAAGGCGTAAGGCAACCTCTAACTATGTTGTTTGCAAACAGGTTTCTCCTCATAAAAGAGGACTTCGGAATGGACCCAAGGCCCTAAAACCTGTTCCTGTGATCGTTCGTTGCAAGTAAGATCATTTGTGTTATGTTATTAACACATTTTCATGAATTTAGCAATTATAGATGCAAGTTACTATTTTTCGATTCAGTAACTCTAATGAGGTAACTCTTAGGGCATGTTTGGTTCAGGGTTATTtttcataaccttggttatccaatCAAGGTTATATTAtttaaccttgtttggtttaggtgaTGAATGATTCCAAAGTTATATTTGATTCCTGCCACATCAGCAAAAAGGGGTTATATCCCGGAATCAAAAAACCTCCAAATCGTAAGGTTTTGGACGATTCCGGGGTTAAGTAAATTATTTTCTCAAATATAACCTTCCTTCTTCGCTGTTTATCTCGacacttttcttcttttttgggGCAAAGCCTAGAGCAGCGGCGATAAACCGGCGGCGGCAGACTTCGGCTTCGTCTCCCACTTTGTTTTCTTCGAACCAACGGCGACagacttctccgccttcttcATCGAAGCAGATCTCGCTGCCGCCGCCGACACAatctatatatattatagaagaaGATCTCAAAGCAGATCTCGCTGCAGATCTCGCTGCCAACACAATCAGCCTTCTTCGCCTTCTTCATCGAAGCAGATCTCGCTGTCACCGACGACGCAatctatatatattatagaagaaGATCTCGAAGCAGATCTTGTTGCCGCTGCAGAGTTGTCCTTCCGCCTTCTTCATCGAAGCAGATCTCGCTGCCGCCGCCTTCTTCACTTTTTCATCTTTCCATTGTAGGAGATGAAATCGACACCTTACccaaaaaaacaaaaatgctTGTGAAAAGAAATCGACGATTTTTGCTACTTATTTCCATTGCTGAAATCCTCTTCCTAAGCTGTGTTTGGAATTGGAAGTGATCCGTCGATGCCTTATTCTTGGCCGTTTAGTTTAGTTTGGGGAAGATaactaaatattaatattaataatttaatttattttattttaaaaacattaatcaaatattaaattaatttaactataAAAATATCTATTCAGGGTATTAAAGTAAATGTTGAATTAGGTGATACACTAAAACCTCCAACCAAACAAATTTTTATTACATTATCTAggattgaaccaaacaatattagGTTATGTtgtattccctataaccttggttatgtgattactaagtaatcacataaccaaggttataaatgatgacttgaaccaaacgcacccttaggaaTACTAAGAAAAATTTGACTTTTCAACGCcttgaatttttcttttttgttactTTTGTCTATTAGAAAGCATCCCTAAAGCTGATGGGAGTATCTCTTGATAGCTTGGAGGGGCAGCATGTTAATTACAGTTCAAAGACTCTGCCAAACTTTTTGTTTTGTTATACTATGAAGATTACATCAATTATGGATTATGTTAACAATCTGTAAATCTTATGATTAATTTTTGTTGATGGGTTCTGACTGCTTGTTTTGTTTCCAAGTTGAAATATTCGTGGTTATTTTACTTCTTGTCATGCATTTTGTATGTGCTATTTTTACCCAGACAGGGAAATCGGTGCTAATGTGGATTTATTTCTTTCAGGATGACCAATGGTGATTTTGTTTGAGTTTCAATATATTGTCATTTTTTTCCACTGAATGCGAGTGATTATGTACCTTTGCAGGAGTTGTGGGCGAGTTAAGTTACCACACTACTACTGTTGCAGTGGAGATAAGGGAAACAATAATACAACAAATTGATGGAATAAATGCAACATTGGACAGAGAAAACAGCTCAACTAAGAGCCTTTTTACTAGTTGGTGTTTTAAACCTAAGAAGATTTTATTTCGTTCCTATTTAGTTGCAGGAACTCACAGTGTTCAAGTCTGGAAATGAAATTTTTATGAATATGTTGAAGAACCAAATTATAATATGGAAAAGTTATGAACTTCCAGATTGTGTTCAATTATCAATGAAAAGTTCTATTTTAAGACTGATATGTGCACAACTTACTTCCGTTCTTCTTGGTTAATGATGTTCATTAGCAGATGATGTGCGGAATGCTGTAACAGTAAAGCAGGCATATTTATAATTGAGCTAAGTATGTGCGGATGATGGACGTGTAGATATAATTTCTTAAATGTTTGTGTATCATTAACTCAGTTTGAACCAGTTATTGGGAAGTGTTTGCTttgatatgttttggattattttcttAACTGAAATGTATAAGCACTCCAACCTGGTGTTTTGGGACCACATTATCAGCTGCATTTTTGTGTTGAAAAAGCAAAAAAATTGTACCTGCAAACCTATGATCAGAATTAAgaactgaaaacataaatgtagaaTAGATGAATGTGCGTGGAAGTGTTACTGGTTAGCATAAATATCAGttcattttgatttattttatgcAGATGTGTAGATGAGTAGCATTTTGAAGCATCACCAACATTGACACCAAGTGCCTCACCAGGTCTTAATTACTACAGAATCTCCTCCTACTGCATGTACTTTTCAGATGAGTTTTTCCTAGTGCTTCTCATGTTGTATAGTTTCAGCCTCTTATACTTctcatattcaaatttgcaaacCAGTAGCACTTTTTTTATAAGAAAACAATAACAGTTGGTAATTGTCTGTGAAAATAACTTGTATCATGATCTGTCTTTATGTATGGTGCTGGTACCCTTAACTTAAATTTGTATTATGGACTTTTATTCCATTCTAACAAATGAAATAGCCGTAGTATTGTAGCTTAACAAATGACATACCATATGTATCAGATAGATACTGATCTAACAATATGTTAACTGCTTTTTGTTCCAGGCCCATGTATCATGAACCTGCAGTTATCAGCTTTGATATCAAATTCTAAGTGATCTATGGCCTTAATTTCACTTTGTTATACCTGTTTATTTCTGAATTGATTCGGAGTTATTTTTCTGAAACTtcattcaattttggaaatttgaTTCTAGTTCTGAAACTTGATTCGTTGTTAAATTTATGACGGCTTCAGACTAAAAGACTTCATGGCAACTTCAGAGTGAAACAAAAACCGGAACTTAATTTATGAATTCATTTTCTGGCTTCTAAACTGAGACTGACTATGTTTCTGATACTGGATTCCAAATGGGCATGCCACGGTGTTGATAGATTTTCGGCGATGGCGATGTGACAATATTGGATTCTCAGTAGATTTTGGCGGTGTTTTCAGATGGTGCTGCATCTAAACTAGCAGCAGGTTCAGTGATCTAAATTAAAAGGTTCAACTGAATTTTGTGTTGCTGCTTTGATTATTAACTTGCAGCAGTTTGGCAGTTACTACTACAGTGATCTAAATCAATTTCAATTGGATTTGGTTATCTGAACTCATTTTATTAGCTTTAGCTATCTGAATTGAGTTAATTGAAATCTGTTTCTCTGACAGCAGCTAATTCAGTCATCTGTTTTGAAAATCCCAACGTAGACGACCTCAGGAGTTTCTGAAAACTACTGCTGTAGGTCACCAAAACTTGAACATATATCCCAGGCGAGCAATATGTTAATAACAGAACCTTTAAATCAAAAATCGAACAAATTAGATTAAAACCGaacaaattttaattgatttttggttcgatttaagtgatttttgagtttgaaaattgagacgaattaattaattatttttttttgaataaatCTAATTGAATTGGTTGATTCGATTTTATCTATATTTTGCACTCCCTTATCCAACCTTGCAAGAAGCCAACGTCAGGTAAGGATCACCCCATTGGGCACAGCGTATCGACAAGAGACGGTGATTAACTCATTCAACTAGGGTTTGATTATCTTGCCGGGTATATTGGTGCTCGAACTACTAATGACACTGATTGTTGCGTCAAAATTTACTTTTGGATGAGTGAATTAAAAGGGAAGGCTGCGCACTCCATGTTAGTCTGACTTAAGGTTCTAAATAAGTTAGGTTGAATTAAATTTCAGAGTGTTCAAGTTTATTGATAAATTAATggaattaaattaaatcattgAAATTActattcaaatttgacttgatttatttt includes these proteins:
- the LOC122037924 gene encoding uncharacterized protein LOC122037924, coding for MSMTAATGLLRRASSHLARVPRPFLPSVSFDRLLIPESSVGAGPLPGFSSPSSMELMAVPKKKVSPHKRGLRNGPKALKPVPVIVRCKSCGRVKLPHYYCCSGDKGNNNTTN